ACGTGGACGCGGTGGGCTCGCCTGCCCGATCGGTCCCCACCCGACTCCACTGCCCTCCGCCCGTCTCCACACGGCCCCCGACCCCTCCACTGCCCTCCCCACCGACCCCCACTACTCCCCCACCCCGGATCGGACTGCTCCCGCTCCGATCCATCGACCTCCACCGTTCCTCCCCACCGACGCCTTTCCCCTCTCCTGTCAGTTCTCCACCACGTTTCGAGACTACCGACCGGATATTTATATACTAAACCAGGACCAGCCCGGGCTATGCACGAGGAAACGCGCGTGCTGGCCGGCGAGTGTACGATTCGCGACTCGAACGATCCCGGAACACGCCGGGGCGAGGTGGTCGTCGTCTGCAAACCCGACGACACCGTGCTGGTCCACGACGCCGACGGCTACCAGCCGACGGCCTGGCTCACCCGTGCCGAGACCGTGACGTTCGCCGACGGCGTCCTCACCGCCACCGACGGTGACCAGTTCGTCCGCGTCGAGGTCCACGAGGAGTACGACCGGACGAGCCATCCCGTCTCAGCCGTCGGCACCCCGGTCGGCGATTGCCCCGACTGCGACGGTCGGCTCGTCCGGGACGACGGCGCGGTGACCTGTCTGGACTGCCGGACGACGTACGGTCTCCCGCGGGACGCGACCGTCCTGACCGAGGCCGAGGACTGCGCGTGTGGGTGCCCGCGGATGCGCGTCGAGCGCGGGCGCGCGTTCGAAGTCTGCCTCGACCGGGACTGCGAGTCGCTGGACGAAGCGGTACAGACGGCCTTCGACCGCGAGTGGGACTGTCCGAACTGCGGCGGCGACCTCCGTGTCCTCCGACGGGGCGGCCTGCTCGCCGGCTGTGAGCACTACCCCGACTGCGACACGGGCTGGGGGATCCCGACCGGGACGGTGGCCGAGGAGTGTGACTGCGGGCTGCCGGTGTTCGAGACCGCGAACGGCCGACGGTGTCTGGACAGCGGCTGTGATCGCGCCGCGCCGGAGCCCGCTCGTCCGTCGTGATCGCGCCGTCGAGACCGTGGGTGCTTTGTCGGCGCGTGGGCGAGGACCAGTATGGACGCGACGCTGTCTTCGGGCGTGGTCCGGGCCGGTCGCCAGGCTCGCGAGCAGTTCCACGACGCCCGCGGCTACGGCGATCCCGACGGCGACGGAGTACGTCTCGCGCCGGTCGAGGCAGCCCACCTGCTCTATCGCGGCGATCTGGACGCGGTCGACGGGATGGGTTTCCGGGAGTTCCTGGCCTCGGCGGCCTGTCCGGACCTGCACTTTCTGGTCTACAAGGACCTCCGGGACCGGGGCTTCTACCTCTCACCGACCGCCGCCGACTGGGTCGCGGACCACGGGACGGCGGATCTTGTGGTCTACCCACGCGGGAAGGGGCCCTGGGACGACGAGGTCGCCTACCGCGTGCGGGTCGTCAGCGAGCGCGCGACGGTCCCCGCGAGCGACCTGGGCGACGTGGTGCTCGCAGTCGTCGACGAGGAGAGCGAGATCACCTATCTGGAGACCGACCGACCCGACGTGTCGGGGTCGACGGAGTACGATCCGCCAGCGGACGTACCGGGCTCCCTTCTGGACGACCGCGTGCTGATCTGGGACCCGCCCGCGGACATCTACGAACGGGGCTTCTATGGCCAGCCGCTGGACCGGGACGGCGAGGTGGTCGAGACCCTCCAGCTCTCGCTGGTAGAGGCCGCCTACCTCGTCCGGGAGGGTGCCCTTTCGCTCGGGGCCGACGGGGACGACGAGCGGGCGGTGCTGGAGCGGGGGCGGACCGTGGAGGGCGACCGGTTCGACCGTCGACTCCGGGTCTACACGGCGCTCCGGGAGGCCGGGGTCGTGCCCAAGACGGGCTACAAGTTCGGTGCGGACTTCCGGACCTACGCGGACGTGGAGTCCGTATCGGAATTGAGCCACTCCGAGTTGCTGATTCGGGTGGTCCCGGAGGACTATACGTTCGCACCACGGGATCTGGCGCTGGACGTGCGACTGGCCGGTGGCGTCCGCAAGCGGATGGTGTTCGCGCTGGTCGGCGAGGCGATCGCATGGCTCTCGGCCGATCGGCTGACGCCCTGATTGGAAACGATTAAAGACCTGCTCGCGGTTACGTTCACGCAAGATGTCCGCTTCCGACGGATGGCGCTGGCGCTGGCAGTTCCCGGAAGCGGACAGTCTCGCGAGCCCGGCCGCGCGGTGACCGCGGGCGCGCTCGGGTTGCTCACTCCGCTTCTCGATGGCCCGGCAGACAGACACGAGATCCCTACAGATGACACACGAATCAGACACCGACGCCGACGAACCGACCGTAGACGACAGCACCGTCCGCGCGGATGGCGGTGCCGCGGGCGCCGACGACGTGGCGCTCGACCCGTGGGGTTCCTCGACGGTCTCGGACTACCGCAAGCTGTTCGAGGAGTTCGGCATCGAGCAGTTCGACGAGGTACTCGACGAGGTACCCGACCCCCACTACCTGATGCGCCGGGGCGTGATCTTCGGCCACCGCGACTACCGCGCCGTCGCCCGCGCCATGCGGAACGACGAGCCCTGGGCCGCCCTCTCGGGGTTCATGCCGACCGGCGATCCCCACATCGGGCACAAGATGGTCTTCGACGAGATCATCTGGCACCAGCAACAGGGCGGGGACGCCTACGCCCTGATCGCGGACCTGGAGGCCCACAGCGCCCGCGGGCTATCCTGGGACGAGATCGACGAGCACACCCGCAACTACGTCCTGAGCCTGCTCGCGCTGGGCTTCGACCCAGAGGAAAGCGACCTCTACCGCCAGTCGACCAACCGCGAGGTGCAGGACCTGGCCTTCGAACTCGGGATCGAGGCGAACTTCTCGGAGTTCCAGGCGATCTACGGCTTCGACGGCGAGACCGACGTGTCCCACATGGAGTCCGTCGTCACCCAGATGGCCGACATCCTGTATCCCCAGCTGGACGAGCCCAAACCTACCGTGATCCCGGTCGGACCGGACCAGGACCCGCACATGCGGTTCGCGCGTGACCTGGCGACCCGGATGCGCTTCTTCAAGGTGACCGATGCGTTCGCCAGTTTCGAGTTGACCGACACCGAGCGAGAACTGGTCGCCGTCGCCTACGACCACCGCGAGGAGTACG
This Halorientalis sp. IM1011 DNA region includes the following protein-coding sequences:
- a CDS encoding topoisomerase DNA-binding C4 zinc finger domain-containing protein, whose amino-acid sequence is MHEETRVLAGECTIRDSNDPGTRRGEVVVVCKPDDTVLVHDADGYQPTAWLTRAETVTFADGVLTATDGDQFVRVEVHEEYDRTSHPVSAVGTPVGDCPDCDGRLVRDDGAVTCLDCRTTYGLPRDATVLTEAEDCACGCPRMRVERGRAFEVCLDRDCESLDEAVQTAFDREWDCPNCGGDLRVLRRGGLLAGCEHYPDCDTGWGIPTGTVAEECDCGLPVFETANGRRCLDSGCDRAAPEPARPS
- the endA gene encoding tRNA-intron lyase, translating into MDATLSSGVVRAGRQAREQFHDARGYGDPDGDGVRLAPVEAAHLLYRGDLDAVDGMGFREFLASAACPDLHFLVYKDLRDRGFYLSPTAADWVADHGTADLVVYPRGKGPWDDEVAYRVRVVSERATVPASDLGDVVLAVVDEESEITYLETDRPDVSGSTEYDPPADVPGSLLDDRVLIWDPPADIYERGFYGQPLDRDGEVVETLQLSLVEAAYLVREGALSLGADGDDERAVLERGRTVEGDRFDRRLRVYTALREAGVVPKTGYKFGADFRTYADVESVSELSHSELLIRVVPEDYTFAPRDLALDVRLAGGVRKRMVFALVGEAIAWLSADRLTP
- a CDS encoding tryptophan--tRNA ligase; translated protein: MTHESDTDADEPTVDDSTVRADGGAAGADDVALDPWGSSTVSDYRKLFEEFGIEQFDEVLDEVPDPHYLMRRGVIFGHRDYRAVARAMRNDEPWAALSGFMPTGDPHIGHKMVFDEIIWHQQQGGDAYALIADLEAHSARGLSWDEIDEHTRNYVLSLLALGFDPEESDLYRQSTNREVQDLAFELGIEANFSEFQAIYGFDGETDVSHMESVVTQMADILYPQLDEPKPTVIPVGPDQDPHMRFARDLATRMRFFKVTDAFASFELTDTERELVAVAYDHREEYAEEPDRPRCGEAGEWLADYETSAEDARESAVAKLENAGKEPIRPRVRVLDRNATDEAFEALVEAIDGEKRRYEAHVDAFDLDHAEAEELAREIEVDHGGYGFQPPSSIYHRFMTGLTGGKMSSSIPASHISLLDDPEEGYDKVRSATTGGRETAEEQREKGGKADECPVYELYAYLLAGDDDEFAKEVYDECVGGERLCGGCKEQAAELMEEFLEDHQEKREEWEEKLDDLDFEFDSPRKRTSGD